TTGTTGTAAGACAATTAATCGATAGGCATCGCGTTCAATATCAACAGTTGACGCATTGATACGCAAATCATCACTAAATAATTCATGTGCTAATTCCTTATCAAATTCCGTGTAAGCTTTAATTGCTTTATGGACTGATTCATTTGCGGCATTGCCTAATTCAGCTAATTTTGTATGTAATGATTCGAGTTCTTGAGTATATTGTGTTCTCACAATTTTTTACCTCCCTGTATTTACAAGATGAATGTTAACCAAATCTACCTGAAATATAATCATTTGTTCTTTGATCGTTTGGATTACTAAAAATCTTTTCCGTATCATCAAATTCTATCACTTCACCCGTTAAAAAGAAAGCGGTTTTGTCTGAAATACGTGCTGCTTGTTGCATGTTATGCGTAACAATCACAACGGTATACTTTTGTTTTAATTCTTGGATTAAATCTTCGATTTTATTGGTTGAAATAGGGTCCAATGCAGATGTTGGCTCATCCATTAATAATACTTCTGGATTGTTCGCTATCGCACGTGCAATACAAATACGTTGTTGTTGACCACCAGAAATATCAGTCGCCTTTCTTTGCAGTTTATCCTTAACTTCATCCCAAATAGCTGCCCCGCGTAAACTTTCTTCAACAATGTGATCTAGTTCATGAGAATCTTTGATACCATGCGTCCTTGGACCATATGCAATATTATCATAAATGCTCTTAGGAAATGGATTAGGATGTTGAAACACCATTCCAACTCTTTTTCTTAAAATA
This window of the Fundicoccus culcitae genome carries:
- the pstB gene encoding phosphate ABC transporter ATP-binding protein PstB, whose product is MQIKDLDFYYGDFQALKNINMDIEENIVTAFIGPSGCGKSTFIKTLNRMQDLVPGTKVDGTITLDSDDIYSKDYDVNILRKRVGMVFQHPNPFPKSIYDNIAYGPRTHGIKDSHELDHIVEESLRGAAIWDEVKDKLQRKATDISGGQQQRICIARAIANNPEVLLMDEPTSALDPISTNKIEDLIQELKQKYTVVIVTHNMQQAARISDKTAFFLTGEVIEFDDTEKIFSNPNDQRTNDYISGRFG